A window of the Corynebacterium minutissimum genome harbors these coding sequences:
- the gatC gene encoding Asp-tRNA(Asn)/Glu-tRNA(Gln) amidotransferase subunit GatC, whose product MSDISRDEVAHLAKLSRLALSEEELKQFAAQIDEIVDSVSAVGKVKAEGVEPMSHPHSVHAPMREDVIVRTLTAEQALDQAPASEDDRFMVPQILGGGDE is encoded by the coding sequence CGTGACGAGGTCGCGCACCTGGCAAAGCTGTCGCGATTGGCCCTGAGCGAGGAAGAACTGAAGCAGTTCGCTGCACAGATCGACGAAATCGTGGACTCGGTGTCCGCGGTTGGCAAGGTCAAGGCTGAAGGTGTGGAGCCGATGTCACACCCGCACTCCGTACATGCTCCAATGCGTGAGGACGTTATCGTGCGCACCCTCACCGCCGAGCAAGCACTGGACCAGGCGCCGGCATCTGAAGATGACCGCTTCATGGTTCCGCAGATTCTGGGTGGAGGAGACGAATAA